From Nicotiana tabacum cultivar K326 chromosome 15, ASM71507v2, whole genome shotgun sequence, the proteins below share one genomic window:
- the LOC107784136 gene encoding uncharacterized protein LOC107784136 gives MAIDMISEAPSLVTSPRISFSDDLSQKDANANSSAAATEKFPLICSDSNSEFDFCITNSTNTETSSADELFLDGLIRPLQLQEKFVTLNQEILKNISKTQPLNSPPNQPTPRNFETSPKDQTKSFWRIRRSSSLHCENSNKKSSFWSLPLLSRSNSTGSEGQKNNAQFKKMKNMNTSAANFYAFPSSQKPSLRKNYGLGHNYGNGVCINPVLNVPPTFITKGTANLFGLGSFFANGKEKKGRETARLQTSMQITIV, from the exons atggcaaTTGATATGATCTCAGAAGCTCCAAGTCTAGTCACAAGTCCAAGAATTTCTTTTTCTGATGATCTTAGCCAAAAAGATGCTAATGCTAATTCTTCTGCTGCGGCCACTGAAAAATTCCCATTAATTTGCTCAGATTCTAATTCTGAATTCGATTTCTGTATTACCAACAGCACAAATACAGAAACTTCTTCAGCAGATGAGCTTTTCTTAGATGGCTTAATTCGACCTCTTCAACTACAAGAAAAGTTTGTCACTTTAAACCaagaaatcttgaaaaatatatcCAAGACTCAACCTTTAAATTCTCCTCCAAATCAACCAACCCCAAGAAATTTTGAAACCTCCCCAAAGGATCAAACCAAATCCTTTTGGCGGATAAGGAGAAGTAGTAGTCTTCATTGTGAAAACAGCAACAAGAAAAGCTCATTTTGGTCTTTACCTTTACTATCACGTAGCAATTCTACAGGTTCAGAAGGTCAGAAAAACAATgcacaattcaagaaaatgaagaataTGAATACATCTGCAGCTAATTTTTACGCATTTCCATCGTCACAAAAGCCATCATTGAGAAAGAATTATGGATTAGGGCATAATTATGGTAATGGGGTTTGCATTAATCCTGTTTTGAATGTGCCACCTACTTTCATTACTAAGGGTACTGCTAATCTCTTTGGTTTGGGGTCCTTTTTTGCcaatggaaaagaaaagaagg GTAGAGAGACTGCTCGACTCCAAACAAGCATGCAAATCACAATAGTATAG